The Trypanosoma brucei brucei TREU927 chromosome 2, complete sequence genome has a window encoding:
- a CDS encoding cyclophilin-type peptidyl-prolyl cis-trans isomerase, putative → MLSRTFFAAQRKIPFYPVNPSNPLVYFDISIGSQKAGRVEMELFKDVVPKTAENFRALCTGEKGLGRSGKALSYKGSKFHRVIPQFMCQGGDFTSGNGTGGESIYGLKFPDESFAGRAGKHFGPGTLSMANAGRNTNGSQFFICTAATPWLDGKHVVFGQVTKGYEVIEKVETNGSQSGATRQPITIMDCGQIEQG, encoded by the coding sequence ATGTTGTCGCGCACCTTTTTTGCAGCTCAGAGGAAGATACCGTTCTATCCTGTCAATCCAAGCAACCCACTTGTGTATTTTGATATTTCCATTGGCTCCCAGAAGGCTGGAAGGGTAGAAATGGAGCTCTTCAAGGATGTGGTACCGAAAACGGCGGAGAATTTCCGTGCATTATGTACAGGTGAAAAGGGCCTGGGACGATCTGGCAAGGCATTGTCGTACAAGGGAAGCAAGTTCCATCGCGTCATCCCTCAGTTCATGTGTCAGGGAGGAGACTTCACGAGCGGTAACGGTACGGGTGGAGAGTCAATATACGGATTGAAATTTCCCGATGAGTCCTTCGCGGGCCGCGCTGGGAAGCACTTTGGTCCCGGGACGCTCTCCATGGCAAATGCAGGCCGCAACACAAATGGATCGCAATTCTTCATCTGCACAGCTGCAACTCCCTGGTTGGATGGGAAACATGTTGTTTTTGGACAAGTAACGAAGGGATACGAAGTCATTGAGAAGGTTGAAACCAACGGCAGCCAGTCAGGTGCCACACGTCAGCCCATCACCATCATGGATTGTGGCCAAATTGAACAGGGATAA